Proteins found in one Triticum urartu cultivar G1812 chromosome 4, Tu2.1, whole genome shotgun sequence genomic segment:
- the LOC125553715 gene encoding uncharacterized protein LOC125553715: MRRRPHPTPSHAVHRRSPHTLTAWPSHPPPVPSAAAPSPSLSPNPDNDLVSLNSQIPLTLLIVLLDLLLPPVLLSNFLCAGVHHASAHSLLTQARGFHFRSSLVDLPTIFAARSLLILCAYTACGGGAAYLWVLAACSVGSLFYVLAKAVGRSAMRMNPSRRSNGWGSEIRRWLASPGRFRPWSPSYVS; the protein is encoded by the exons atgcgccgccgcccccaccccaCTCCCTCCCACGCTGTCCATCGGCGTTCCCCTCACACTCTCACTGCTTGGCCCTCTCATCCACCTCCCGTCCCCTCGGCGGCGGCGCCCTCCCCATCGCTATCCCCCAACCCCGACAACGATCTCGTTTCCCTCAATAGCCAGATCCCGCTCACGCTCCTCATCGTCCTCCTCGACCTGCTCCTCCCGCCGGTGCTCCTCTCCAACTTCCTCTGCGCCGGCGTCCACCATGCCTCCGCACACAGCCTCCTCACCCAGGCCAGGGGCTTCCACTTCCGCTCCTCCCTCGTCGACCTCCCCACCATTTTCGCCGCCCGCTCCCTCCTCATCCTCT GCGCGTACACGGCGTGCGGGGGCGGCGCGGCCTACCTGTGGGTGTTGGCAGCCTGCAGCGTCGGCTCCCTCTTCTACGTCCTCGCCAAGGCCGTCGGCAGATCGGCCATGCGTATGAATCCGTCAAG GCGGAGCAACGGGTGGGGGAGCGAAATCAGGCGATGGCTAGCAAGTCCAGGCAGGTTCCGACCGTGGTCGCCCTCGTACGTCAGTTAG